The genomic DNA GCCAATCAGACCGGCACAACTCCCACACAGTCAGGCTGAAATGTCACCGAAACTGAGCACTAAACAGGTGTAGTTCATAgactaaactatgatactctacctgttgtattttagttttgtttatttcgtGTTTCCCAGCTTGTACGCCTGGGACATCAAATGAGAGTCAGTGAGTGCCTGTATTGAGAGACCTGATGACTTAGCGTaataaaagtcattttctgatttttcatATGGTTTGTGTTCAGCACAATTAAGCACATCCCCCAGCACACCGACTCCCCACATACTGGCTCACAACTGTGAGAGCCCTGCAACGCACGATTTAGTCTGAATACAACGAAAAGACAGGTCTTTCCATTCACTTGATTGGGGGGTAGTGCAGTTTGAGTGTGGTGGTGGTTGAACAAGTAGAGCCACCCATTCAGAGCAAATCAGGCACTGCAGCAAATAGCTGCATGGTTGGGTGTCTTTATTTGTGCTGGACACGACTGCTACAAAACAATCAGAAAGCAACTTTTTTATTCCGCGGATTCACTACAGATTTCAATAGCAGCGCTCCTTCACGTTCACTCACTGTCTATGTTGCTCGACCAATGACCAATTTTACTGTCTAGGAGAAGTTGGGCTTTCAAATTacataagacaacaaaaaaagtctgcaAAGTTTCTGGtgtgttgataaaaaaaaaaaaaaatttttttttttttggcagctgcCATGGTTACAAGTGCTCACTTGTGCAGTCTACTCATAATTCCCACAAGTCCTTCTCTGGTGCACTGTAATGAAAAACGGTGGTgtcacgcacacgcacacgcgcacacacccacacacacccccacacacacccacccacacccacccacacccacacacacgtcATAGAACTGAAcatatgttaaataaaaataatttgcaCATGACAATATAACTAAGATTTAACATCCAACAATCAAACTAAAGATGACCCCCTAAAGTTGTGAGATCTATATATGAGATAACTAATATACAACAGCTCAATGGTGCCATCTTACAGCTGTTTGGGGTAACTGCAATAGCTGCTTATGAGTCTCAGCAGCTTTGGGAAAAACAAGAGAGACTTACTGGAGGTAAAGAGTCCAGAGCTTCTTTGGGGTTGAGCCTGCAGTTTGTGCcagtgttctgttgttgttcaaGGCTGTTGACTGTGTCACTTTTACACTTCACTACATATTCTTTCACTCTGTGTTTGAAGGCCTCAAGCTCTGTATGGAAGACTTCTAAGTAGACGTCTTGTCCGTCCTACAAagcaacaatataaaaaaaacattatttcctGCAGGTTGGTTCAGCACATTCATACGCAGTGTTAATCAGACGTGTGCATCTTACTTTGGCTTTGTGGAAGAACTGTCTGAAGCAGCCTCGAGGATCCTGCTGAGAGTTCGAGGCCATCTCCAAGATGAACTGCATGACTACAGCTTGGTGCGCCACCTGCTCCATCAGTGCTTCTTTCTGcgagacacaaaacaataaactgattGTGTgcgttcattttcattttaggTCTCATGTTTTATCTCTTGAGGGATACAATATTCAGAATTCTGTGTCTAatacctaaaaaaacaaacaccagccTTACCCCTTCTTGCTGCAGTCTCATAGACCACAGGATTAAGTAATTGGCCGTTTCCTCACAGATGAGCTGAGGCATGTCTGCGAGGAATCTCTGACTGTCGTCCCATCTCCGCAACATACctgatgaatggatgaaaatcctatcagttgtttgttttgttttctgaagacgttgatgtgtgtatgtatatatgtatgtgttggagaaaaaaaacagatgattgCTATACTGTTCTGTGAGAACGCTACCAATGTTACCATGTACAACTCATGAGAAGTTAGTAATTATTCAGCTAGTTGACTGGCAGAGCCTGCTTTCTCATGGTAACATCATTTTCCAAAAGCATCCAATATATTCCAATACTGATTAAATTCCTTTCAGCACAGACACTTCATGCTTTTATACCATTAAAATAAACGTGTCTGTTGTCTTTGCTGCAATAACCTAACAGGACTTTACATACAAAGTGCCGATGATTTGGATAAAACATCAACCATTGTGTAACTATCAGGAGCTGACTGAAGATGATGACTTCTTCTGCCACAGTAATGTGTTGAGATGAAAGTCCTGCATGAAACTTATTCATTAAAAAGAGGCACATGTAATGCTGAATAACATGGCAACTTCATCTTCATGACATGTTGAAGAGCTAAATAATGAGATTTTGAACAAACTAcacacaaccttttttttttttttaattattagatTGAAACTTCTTACTAGAAACTTCAGATTTTGGCATCTTACGTACCAAAATGCCTGAGCTCTTGCTCATACTTTTGAAGAAACGTCTTGCACTTGTCCTGATCCATTTCTACAGGCTGACTTTGGACATTGATGATActctggaggagagaaaagacattAACTGTTGATAACACTACTACACGGTCTGTAAAAGGTTTGTTGTGATGTTAATAGACGTCTATAAATTCTAACTGATCTCATTGAACCTTTACAATCATGACAGAGTTCCAGGTTCCCAGTCATAATTTTTGTTTGCACACTCACCTTATCAAAAACGTTCCAACTCCCGACAGCTCCCAGCACAGGACTGCGGCTGGGCTCCAGACTTCCCAGCATGCTCTCCTTGCGGCGCCACTCCTCCTCGGTGTGCGTGAGCTCCGTGGGGCAGGCCAGAGTCCGAGCGCGCTCCTGCTCCAGGGACTCTGAGCTGTGGACGCCAAGTGAACACAGCTGATCCTGTGCCTCGGCCAGTCTCCAGCTCGAGACGATGGAGGCCTTTACGCAGCGCTGCTGGCTCTGGCACAGTGACGCCATGGCACAGTCACAAATGTGCGATGATGGCGACTGGTGAGAGAGGGCAAACGGAAGAAAATTTAACAGTATAACCTCATTTATTACACGCCGACAGTTGCTGCTGTTTGTACAAATCAGGGCAGGGAAATCCTGTTTAGGAAACCAGACAGAAATCACAGTGCACACGCCACATGCAAGAATATCCCTGTGCGGTAAcgcattttaatttgtttaaacaGTCAGTGTGAGGATTAGATGAAACACGCGGACGTGCCCACAAGGGGAGGTCACGATAATAACATCCCCCCCTGATGGGAGTGGATTGGCTCCATTAGGACCTAACAGCTGACACCTCAAAGTGCCTGCTCACTCTGAGTCACAAGCCAAATGTGGGCCACTGGCATTTAAGCTTTCATGACCACCGACCATGCTGTGTTTAATCCAGGGTGGGGCAAAGggaagctaaaaataaaaataaaacgtatcCATGGAAACAGCCACATACATATTGTAGTCAACAGCTTTTTAGGGTTTGCATCAGGTTAGCATGCAGTCTGGTGTTTTACATGAGAGTTGTTGGTGAGCTGCTCCCTCCAATGACACATGGTCGAAGCTATAAACTGGGCactactgaaaaacaaacactagcCAATAGTTTTCTAACTGTCGCGCAGTCAAACTTGAACTAACTTCAATGATCAAACAGGCTTAGCTCGTTAGCACGTTTTAATACCGAGCCCAGTAAAAGCTTCACGTCTTGGACTTGTTACCTGTTGGTGAGGATAAACACAGCTGAAGCCCCTCGCTGTTGAAGCTGGGTCACTGCTGGACTCTTCTGCGTTTCCCAGCCACTCCATCACTGCTTAGCAACTAGCTGCTGCTGGCTAGCTccgctgctgtgtgtgtgtgtgtgtgtgtgtggggtccGCTAGCTGGCTAAAGCTAGCCGTGAAGCAgcgctgctctctctctgatcaGCTGTTCGCCAGAGTTACGTCTGATGTTAGTGTCAGGCTGGAAAGTCAGCAGGACCGACTGACGGATACGAGTCACCACGacggagggggggagggagttCAGCTCCTGTACaccacaataacaataacaacaacaacgtttAGCcacagtaaagaaaacaatcacTGGTTGATCCAAGTAACGCGGCTACGTCTATTTAAGGTGACGCGCAGAACACGTGGTACAACAACTTTGACCACGTGACACGGTCCCAACTATTTCTATTAAAttctgatgataataataaataacaacaacaacaataataataataacaataacaagtattataataataataataacaataacaatgataataagATATGTGATTTTAGTTAGGATTCTTATTTTGGTGTAGATCTCTTCAATAATTTCAGCCGTGTTTTGACTTACAGTGATCcaaaaccaaatgaaacaatACTTTACAAGGAACTGAtcttcacacacaaactttctTTGAATCATAACATCCTgttgggtcttttttttttttttttttttNNNNNNNNNNTTGACCAAGCAGCGCCAAATTAAAGGATACACAAAGATCACAAGTGTCGAAAATAGGGCATTGGTGTCACTACAGCACCAGAACAGCATTCAGTGTAACTTTGGCAGTCGGTGTGCAAGTGGCTCAACTCCATGGAAGGATGCCACAACATTTTAACAAGCACTTCTCTCCTTTTGGGGATTGTGTTTTTAGGTGCtagaaagaaacatttaacagTGCCATACAGAATCTTGAAAATGAGGCGAGTACCAGCACTTTGCAGACATTCATGCTTTTGCTGTTTGCATGATGACCCTCCAGAATTGGACCGCACTACAATTTGGTTTCTATCCAAATGTGGAACTGCACATACAGGCttcaagggaaaaaaaaaatgatatgatgAGCGATATCCTTGTGCACTCTGAGCTCTTTGTTCAATCTCATGTTGGCCAAGAAACGATgtaaaaacaagctaaaaatcAGAGATGAGTCAAAGTTAGTACGGGCTGTGGTACACATTTATCTTCTCACAAAATAAACTGTAAGCTGAACAAGTGCTGGAAACTGTGGGATACAGTTTCAGTCATCATATTGTTAGGACAACCGAACATAATGATGATTCAACAGAATCAGTTAATAGTTTGGAGCACATAGAAGTGCTGGCAAACTCAATAAGTCAATCAACCAGTCTAAACATGCCTTGACTAACTGTCTATGGGAAACTCCTGTCATAAATAGAGTTGACCTGTTacgtcttcttttctttccgttgtaaaatggatgaaaaaatgTATGTGAAACCACACGTCTTATTAACCAACACTATGAAAGCTCATGTCACCTGAATTAATGACATGGGAGGAATACATATTTACGCATCTCCACCCTGTACTTTGGAGCATGTTTTACCTGTCATGCCACCCAATTCGCACCACAAAAcggtatgtgtgttttatttacacttGAAACCGGACGTTTGacatacactatataaaaaaggacatatgctttttttttgctcactgTCGACATAAAATCAGACaatcacttttcctgtttttcggTTCTGTTAGTATGacaaaattatttctatttgcCTAAATGCCGAATAATGAGAGAAGGTGTTGCTTAAGACAaatttttattacttttctcAGGagtcagaagtttacatacactaaAATTACTATGCCTGTTGAACAATTAGGATAGCCCAGACAGACGATGTCATGTGTCTGGAAGCTTCATCTGACAACATTTGAGTTAATCAGAGACCGCTGTGGATGTATTTTAGGCACACCTGAAGCACACTGCTTCTTTCTGTACAACATCATGGGAAAGTCAGAAGAAAACACCCAAGATACCGGAAGAGAATGTAGGGACTTGCACAGGATTGGTTCATCCTGGAAATGTCCAGCCATCATGACTGCTCCAGGAGAAGACAGGTTCTGTGTCCCGAAATAGAACGTGGCTTTGGTCCGAAATGTGATATCAACccagaacaaaagcaaaagacttGTGGTAATAGTGGTCATTACCACGTGAAACGGATACTGTACCCAACATGGCTGCAAAGGCCACTCTGCCACACCATCCCACTGTGGAAACTCGGGGTGGCAGCATCATGGTTGTGGgcgtttgttttgttgcaggagGGACTGGTTTGCACTACAAAAAATAGATGGCATCATGAGGAGAGAACATTGTGTGGGACTACTGAATCAAACATCTCAAGACATGCAACCGGAAGTAAAGCTTGGGCACAAATAGGTCTTCCAGATGACAATGCCGAAGATACTGCCCAAAACTGGTTACAAAAGTGGCTTAAGGATAACAAAGTCACTGTTTGCAGTTGGCCATCACAAAGCCCTGATCCATACTAGTTGAAGTTTATGGGCAGAGGGGGGCTGAAAAGCCATGTGTGCAGGCAAGGTGGCCCTTTCAAACTTGGCCTGCAGTTACACCATTTCTGTCAGTGGAGGAATGGGCCCAAGATCCTAGCCAACTATTGATTAGACAGCTTGTTGAAGGCATTCCAAAACGTCATACAGTGTTTAAGGGCAAGTGGGTACCAAATACTGATGATGTAATGCAAACTTGTTGGACTTGCAAAacgtaataaaaaaatagtgcCTTAAAACGgaccaaaacaagaaaaagtgaTGTGCGATTCATGTTCAGAcagtgagaacaaaaacaacatgtcctCTTTTGTATTGGCGTATAAATGtttcaactgtgtgtgtgtgtgtgtgtgtgtgtttgtgtgtgtgtgtgtgtggtgtgtgatgtgtgtgtatattatatatataaaaaatattaagaGAGATGTAGGCGGTTAAGCTGGCAATACACCGACTGTTTCTGGAGTAGTATGGCTCATCTTGTCACCGCAGGGAGGGAAGGATGCGTCCGCTGCTGTCACATCTGTTGAAGAAGGCACACGCAGCGTCAAGTAAAGTCACTCAGACAACGAAATGCGGTGTGCATCTAATGCAGTAGAAGTGCAGTGCATGTTACATATAACAGGGATCTATAAATTAACAGTGTTAGCATAGTA from Larimichthys crocea isolate SSNF chromosome IX, L_crocea_2.0, whole genome shotgun sequence includes the following:
- the cdc37l1 gene encoding hsp90 co-chaperone Cdc37-like 1 → MEWLGNAEESSSDPASTARGFSCVYPHQQSPSSHICDCAMASLCQSQQRCVKASIVSSWRLAEAQDQLCSLGVHSSESLEQERARTLACPTELTHTEEEWRRKESMLGSLEPSRSPVLGAVGSWNVFDKSIINVQSQPVEMDQDKCKTFLQKYEQELRHFGMLRRWDDSQRFLADMPQLICEETANYLILWSMRLQQEGKEALMEQVAHQAVVMQFILEMASNSQQDPRGCFRQFFHKAKDGQDVYLEVFHTELEAFKHRVKEYVVKCKSDTVNSLEQQQNTGTNCRLNPKEALDSLPPVAEYPTKRCIEAGLWTSTGRWTKDDSTETDDMRMMETS